CCGAGTCCGGGACCACCGAGCCCAGGACCGCCGAGTCCCTGGCCGCCGTGGGTACCGTGACCGCCCATCGGCACCGGGGCGCCGGGGTGGCCCTGCGGGCCGCCCGGGCCGCCCGGGCCACCGGGGCCGCCCATCGGACCGCCGTGGCCCATCGGGCCGTGGCCGCCGGGGTGGCCCTGCGGGCCGCCCGGGCCACCGGGACCGCCGGGTCCGGCGGGGAGTTGCGGGGGGCCGCCCATCTGCTGCTGGTGCTGCGGATGCTGCTGCTGGGGGCCCGGACCCGATATGGCCGACATGGGACCGCCCGGCCGGTCCTGCGGCTCGGGCTTGCGCATGTTCTGCTGGTTCTGCGCGGCGGCGCGGGTGGCCGCGGCCAGCTTCGCGCGCAGGTCCTCGTTCTCCCTCAGCAGCCGGGTCAGCTCTGCCTCGACCTCGTCGAGGAAGGCGTCGACCTCGTCCTCGTCATAGCCTTCTCGGAGACGGACGGTGGTGAACTGCTTGTTCCGCACGTCCTCGGGGGTCAACGGCATCTCTTCACCTCAACGTAATTCGTCGGCATATCGGCAAGACCGTACTCGTTCACAGCCTGGCCACGACGTTGATCAGGATGTAGACGATGATCATCAGTACGAAGAAGGACAGATCAAGCGCCACACCCCCGAAGCGCAGCGGTGGGATCACCTTCCGCAGCGTCTTCAGTGGCGGATCAGTGACTGTGTAGGTGGCCTCCAGGGCAACGACCATCGCCTTGCCGGGGCTCCAGGAGCGGGCGAACATGAACACGTAGTCCATCACCAGTCGGAAGAGCAGCAAGCCGAGCAGACAGTACAAGGCAATCAGGATCACCTGTTGAACGATGCCCATTCCTGCCTGTCCCTCTCCCCTTGTCTCAGTGCCCCGACCGCTCGGCCGGGGGCGTGACCTTCCGTGTCCTGCCGTCAGCTCTGGTTGAAGAACCCGCCCTCGGCGATCCGGGCCTTGTCCTCCGCCGTTACATCGACGTTAGCAGGCGACAGCAGGAACACCTTCTGTGTCACGCGCTCGATGCTGCCATGGAGACCGAAGACCAGACCAGCGGCAAAGTCGACAAGTCGCTTTGCGTCCGTGTCATCCATCTCCGTCAGATTCATGATCACCGGGGTGCCCTCGCGGAAGTGTTCCCCGATGGTACGGGCCTCGTTGTACGTCCGGGGGTGGAGCGTGGTGATCCGGTACGGCTCCCGCTCTGACACGACCTTGGGCATGATCACCGGTGCGCTCTTCTCCGCGTTCTGTCGTTCGGGTGTGATGGAAGACACGGGAGCGATCCTCCCGGACCGTCTGCTTTCGGTCAGCAACGGGGCCGGCGTCGGCTCCGGCTCCCGCTGGGCCGGCGGGGGCACGACGCGCACGGGCTCCTCGGCCCGCTCGCGCGGCGGCGGCTCATGCGCCGGCTGGCGCCGCGCGCGCTCCGGCTCGGGCTCCGGCTCGAATTCGTCGTCGGGGCCGTACCCCGGGCGGTCGTACCCGTCGTCCTCCACGAGGCCGAGGTAGACCGCCATCTTGCGCATCGCGCCAGCCATCGACTGCGTCCTCCGCTCTGTGGTGGATCGGCTCCGATCTGCCCGGACCGCGCATCCACGTAACCTGCCCCCGAGTGAATCGGGATAGACCATATTTTCGGCTGTGGCCCCTCGTTTGGCGACGTTACCCGAGGGTGGGGCGGACTCCGAGCACCGCGCTCCCGACGCGTACGTGTGTCGCTCCCGCCGCGATCGCCTGCTCCAAGTCGCCGCTCATGCCTGCCGAGACCATGTTCGCAGCCGGATGCCGCGCGCGCAGGTCCCTTGACATTTCCCGCAGCCGCTCGAACGCCGCCGCGGGCTCGCCCGCGTACCTCCCGGAGAGCGGAGCGACGGTCATGAGACCGGCCGCGCGCAGCCCCGGCGCCCCGGCCAGGGCCGCCACCAACTCCTCGACCCCCTCGGGCGCGACGCCACCGCGGCCACCGGAGTCCCCCGGCTTCTTTTCGAGTGCGACCTGCACCAGGCAGTCGAGGGGCGGCCGGCCGGCGTTCACGACGGCCGACGACAGCGCGTCCACCAGCCGCACCCGGTCCACGGAATGCACACACCGCGCGTACGACGTGACGGAACGCGCCTTGTTCGTCTGCAACTGGCCGACGAAGTGCCAGTTGAGCGGAAGATCCGCGCAGGCCGCCGCCTTGGCCGCGGCCTCCTGGTCGCGGTTCTCGGCGACGTGCCGAACCCCGAGCGCCGCCAGCCGCCGCACGTCCTCGGCCGGGTAGGTCTTGGTGACGACGATCAGGGTCACGTCCGCCCGCGCGCGCCCCGCCGCGTCACATGCGCGGGTCACGCGCTCCTCCACCCGGGCGAGGTTCGCCGCGAGTTCGGCCTCGCGCGCACCGGGCACTCCGCTTCCCGCGCTCACTGTTCCGCCACCCATACATAGCCGGCCTGCCGGCCCGTGGTCCTGTCCCTGCGGTAGGAGAAGTGGTCGTCGGATTCGAGGGTGCACACCGGCGAGAGGACGATGTCGCGCACGCCCGAGGCGCGCAATTGCCGTCCCACTCCCCCCGGGATGTCGACGGCGGGTGTCCCCCACCGGGTGGTGGCCGCGCTGCCCGGCACCGCGCGTTCCGCGTCCCGCCGCATGTCCTCGGGGACTTCGTAGCAGTGACCGCACACCGAGGGGCCGGTGCGGGCGATGATACGGGCCGGTTCCGCGCCCAGGGAGCGCATCGCCTCGACGGTCGCGGGAACGACACCGGCCAGCAGGCCGGGACGTCCCGCGTGCGCCGCGCCGACGACCCCGGCCACGGGGTCGGCGAGCAGCACGGGGACGCAGTCCGCGGTGAGCACCGCGAGCGCGAGGCCGCGCCGCGCCGTCACCATCCCGTCCGCCGCAGGCGGCTCGCCGCCCGGCCACGGCTCCCCGGCCACGGCCACGTCGCCGCCGTGCACCTGGTGCATCCAGCGCACATGCGCCGGGTCGAGCCCCAGGGCCTCGGCCGCCACCCGCCGGTTGCGCCGGACGGTGCCCGGGTCGTCCCCGACCGCTCCGCCGAGATTGAGGGACGCGTACGGAACGGCGCTCGCTCCGCCCCACCGGTCGGTGAAGGCGAAACGGGCGCCGTCGTCCGTGCTCTGCCGCGCTATCACTTCAAGAAGTCGGGGACGTCGAGCTCCTCGACCTGGCCCCCGTCGTACGGCCGGGCGGAAGGCACCTGCGGGGTGCCCTTGACCGGCTCGCGCTGGTCTGCACTCGGCTCGGGCACGGGCGGCGCGCTCTCCCGCTCAGGAAGGCCGCCGGTGTCGCGGGGCGGCAGGGCGCCGAGGCCGCCGAACGCCGGTCGCTCCGGCTCGGGTTCGGGAACGGAGCGCTCCTGGCCGAGCGGCGTCGGCTCCTCCTTGGCTCCGTAGCCGCCGAGCGCCTTGTCCCTGCTGCGGGACGGCGGCTGCCCGCCGTCGAAGCCGGCGGCGATGACGGTGACGCGCACCTCGTCCCCCAGCGCGTCGTCGATGACGGCGCCGAAGATGATGTTGGCCTCCGGGTGCGCCGCCTCGCTCACGAGCTGCGCGGCCTCGTTGATCTCGAAGAGGCCGAGGTCGGAGCCGCCGGAGATGGAGAGCAGGACGCCCCTGGCACCGTCGATGGAGGCTTCGAGCAGCGGGGAGGAGATCGCCATCTCGGCGGCGGCGACGGCGCGGTCGTCCCCGCGCGCGGACCCGATGCCCATGAGGGCCGAGCCGGCCTCCGACATCACGGACTTGACGTCGGCGAAGTCGAGGTTGATCAGGCCGGGGGTGGTGATGAGGTCGGTGATGCCCTGGACACCGGACAGCAGCACCTGGTCCGCGGACTTGAAGGCGTCGAGAACGCTCACCTGGCGGTCCGAGATGGACAGCAGCCGGTCGTTCGGGATGACGATGAGGGTGTCGACCTCGTCGCGCAGTTGCGCGATGCCGTCCTCCGCCTGGTTCGCCCGGCGGCGCCCCTCGAAGGTGAACGGGCGGGTGACCACGCCGATGGTCAGTGCGCCGAGGGAGCGCGCGATGTTCGCCACGACCGGAGCGCCACCGGTGCCGGTGCCGCCGCCCTCGCCCGCGGTGACGAAGACCATGTCGGCCCCCTTGAGGACCTCCTCGATCTCCTCCCTGTGGTCCTCGGCAGCCTTGCGCCCGACATCGGGGTTGGCACCCGCGCCCAGCCCTCGGGTGAGCTCCCGGCCGACGTCCAGCTTGACGTCGGCGTCGCTCATCAGCAGCGCCTGAGCATCGGTGTTGATCGCGATGAACTCGACGCCCTTGAGACCGACCTCGATCATCCGGTTGATGGCGTTGACGCCACCGCCGCCGATACCGACGACCTTGATGACTGCGAGGTAGTTCTGCGGTGCTGCCACGTCGAAGGCCTCTCGCCTCGATTTACGTGTCGCCGCTCCGCGTGAGCCGCAGTGCGCCGACTGATGCCGATGGGGTTGGATAAGCCACCCCGAACCCTAACGTCCAAGTTTAGGGTTACCTGTGCGTGCCGTTCCTTGGATTCCTCGGAACGGACACTAAGTCGACAAGTGGTACGCGTTCAACGAACACGCCGAACCTCCTGTTTTTCTTTTCACCCTATGTGATCGCGCTCGGTCCCCGTCAACCTGGGGGCCGCGGGGGGTGTCGCGTTTCCACCCGTCAACCCCCGGACGCCGCTGGTGCGCTGGGCGCGCTGACATCGAAGTACCGTGCGTCGGGGGACGCGTTCATCACCGCGGCCAGGGCCTCCGCCTTCCCCTCGGACCGCTCGGCACTCCCCCACCGCACGACGCGGTCGTCCGCGAGCTCCAGCGTGATGGAGTCGTAGGAAGTGACGCGAATGACCCGCGTGCGCTCCCGCAGTTCGGCCGGCAGCGCGTCGGCCACGGACACCGCCTCGCGCAGCACGCGGTCCTCGCCGAAGTGGCGCAGGCTCGCGTTCTCCTCCAGTTCCAGCTCAAGCAGCGGAACTCCCTCGGCCGCCTCGGGCACCGTGCCGAACGCGACGCCGTCCGCGTCGACCTCCGTGTATCCCTCGCCGTCGGCGGGCATCAGGACCTCGGCCGTGCGCTCCGTCACCTTCAGGGTGACGCCGTGCGGCCAGCCCCTGACCACCTCGACCGCCGCCAGGCGCGGCAGCCGCTCCAGCGCGCGGTCCCGCACGGCCCCCTTGTCGAGCGACGCCATGGGGGCACCGTCCGGCACCTGCGCGGCCCGCAGGATCTGCTCCTCCGTCAGCCGCTGGGGGCCGCCGGACCTGTGCACGGTGACGCGCTCGATCCGCAGCCAGTCCGAGCCGTACAGCACCCACAGGCCGAAGCCGCAGAGCAGGGCGGCCAGCACGAGCAGGGCCACCGTCAGCGGCCGGGGGCGGCCCGGCCGGAGGCGGCCGAGCGGCGAGCGCCCCGCGGGTGGCCGCGGGCCGGCGTCCTGCTGGCGGCGCTTCCTGCCGCGCTCTGCGGTCGTCGCTCCGGCCACGTCCTCGTCAACTCCCCGGTCCGCGCCGCGCTACGCCCTGCGCGCGGCGATCGCCTCGTGCACCAGGCCGACGAGCAGGTCGTCGGCGTCCCTGCGGCCGAACTCGGCGGCGGCGCGGGACATCGCCAGCAGCCTGCCCGGATCGGTCAGCACCGGCAGCACGGTGGCCCCGACCCACTCGGGCGTCAGCTCCGCGTCGTCGACCAGCAGTCCGCCACCGGCGTTGACCACCGGCTGCGCGTTCAACCGCTGTTCGCCGTTGCCGATGGGCAGGGGGACGTAGGCGGCGGGCAGGCCGACGGCGGACAGTTCCGCGACGGTCATCGCGCCCGCGCGGCAGAGCATCATGTCGGCCGCCGCGTACGCGAGGTCCATGCGGTCCACATACGATAGCGGGACATACGGCGGCATTCCGGGCATCGTGTCCGGCTGCGGCAATTCGTTCTTCGGTCCGACCGCGTGCAGCACCTGCACCCCGGAGCGCTGGAGCTGGGGAACGGCGGCGGCGACCACCTCGTTCAGCCGCCTCGCGCCCTGCGAGCCGCCGGAGACCAGCAGGGTCGGCAGGTTGGCGTCGAGGCCGAAGAAGGCGCGCGCCTCCTGGCGCCGCGCGGCCCGGTCCAGGGTCGCGATCGAGCGCCGCAGCGGAATACCGAGATACCTGGCGTGGCGCAGCTTGCTGTCCGGCGTCGAGACGGCCACGAAGCGCGTGTAGCGGGCGCCGATGCGATTGGCGAGCCCGGGACGGGCGTTGGCCTCGTGCACCACGATCGGCACCCGCTGCCGCTTGGCGGCCAGGTAGCCGGGCAGGGCCACGTATCCGCCGAAGCCGACCACGCAGTCGGCCTTCGTCCGCTCCAGGATCTCCTCGGCCGCCTTGACCGTGCCGCGCAGCCGGCCGGGCACCGTGATCAGCTCGGGCGTCGGCTTGCGCGGCAGCGGCACCGCGGGGATGAGACCGAGCTCGTAGCCGCGCTCGGGCACCAGGCGGGTCTCCAGGCCACGTTCCGTGCCGAGGGCGGTGACGCCCACGGTCGGGTCCTGCCTGCGCAGCGCGTCCGCGAGGGCGAGCGCGGGCTCGATGTGGCCGGCGGTCCCCCCGCCGGCGAGGACAACATGCACCGAATTTCACCGCTCTCCGGACGACGCCGCCTTGCCGCGCCGTCCCATCGTCTTCCACTTGGGCCCAGAACCCCGCATGGCCAGGGCCGCCCTGGCCGCCGGGTCGCTGCGCGCGAAGGCGATCAGCAGACCGACGGCGAACATGGTGGGCAACAGCGCCGAACCCCCGTAGGAGAACAGCGGCAGGGGCACGCCGGCGATGGGCAGCAGGCCCAGGACCGCGCCGACGTTGATCACGGTCTGGACCATCAGCCAGGCCGTCACCCCTCCCGCGGCATACCTCACGAAGGGGTCCTCCGTGCGTCCGGCCACGCGGATACCCGCATAGCCTAGAGCCGCGAACAGGGCGAGGACCGACAGCGTCCCCGCGAGCCCCAGTTCCTCCCCCGTGATGGCGAAGATGAAGTCGGTGTGCGGCTCGGGGAGTTCGCCCCATTTCTCCACACTGGCCCCGAGTCCTGAGCCGAACCACCCGCCCGACGCCAGGGCGTAGATGCCGTGCACCGCCTGCCAGCAGCGGTCGTTCTCGCCGGGCTCCGCGGCGCCCAGGCAGGCCAGCCGGTCCATGCGGTGCGGGCTGGTCGTGATGAACAGGACCCCGAGCACGGCGACCGCCGCCAGCACGCCGCCGAACAGCCGGGTGGGCGCGCCGACCAGCCACAGCAGCGCGAACAGGATGCCCACCATGATCATCACGGTGCCCATGTCCCCGCCGACCATCACCAGGCCGCACACCAGCAGGGCGCCGGGCACCAGAGGGACCATCAGGTGCCGCCACTGGGTGAGCAGGTGCTTGTCGCCCTTGCGCGCGAGCAGGTCGGCGCCCCACAGCACGAGCGCGAGCTTCGCGATCTCGCTCGGCTGGAGCTGGAACGATCCGCCGATCGCGATCCAGTTGGTGCTGCCGTTGACCTCGACCCCGATGCCGGGCACCTGGACCAGCACGAGCAGCACCGTGGTGCAGACCAGGAACGGGTAGGTGAGCGCGCGCAGCAGCCGGACCGACACGCGGGTGGCCACCAGCAGCAGCAGCGTGCCGAGCACGGCGGCGAGCAGTTGCTTCCTGAAGTAGAACGTGGCCGGCAGGTCGTAGCGCAGCGCCTGGATCTGGGAGGCGGAGAAGACCATCACGAGGCCGAGGAGCGTGATCAGCATCCCGGTGCCCATGACGATGTAGTAGGCCGTCAGCGGCCGGTCCCAGGCCCGGCGCAGCCGCGTGACGGCCCGCGGCGGGCGCAGCGGGAACAGCCGGCGCGGGGAGCGCTGCGTGCGCGGGCGGCTCGCCGGCCGCGCCGCCTGGCGCGGTGCGGAGCGCCCGTCGCCGCCGCGGGGGCGCGCGGGCCTGGCCCGCGCGGGACCGCGCGCCCGGCCCGCCGGGGACGACTTCTGCGGCACGCGGTGGTCAGCCCTCATCGTGGCCCCTCCTTCGTCCCGCGCCTGCGGTCCGCGGGCTACTGCTCGTTCTCTGCCCGGCCGTGGCCGGCCAGCTCACGGACGGCGGCGGCGAAGGCGTCACCGCGCTCGTTGTAGTTGGTGAACATATCCATCGACGCGCACGCGGGCGCCATCAGGACGGTGTCCCCCGCACGGGCCAGCCCGGCCGCCTCGGCGACGGCCGCCGCCATCGCCCCAGTGTCCGTCCGGTCGAGGGCGACCACGGGCACATCGGGGGCGTGTCGCGCCAGTGCCTCGGCCACGAGCGCGCGGTCCGCGCCGATGAGCACCGCCCCGCGCAGGCGCGGCGCGGCCCGGCGGACCAGGTCGTCGAACGTCGCGCCCTTCGCGAGTCCGCCGGCGATCCACACCACCGAGGGGTAGGCCGCGAGGGACGCCTCGGCCGCGTGCGTGTTGGTCGCCTTGGAGTCGTCGACGAACGCCACGCCCGCCACGTCCGCGACATGCTGGATGCGGTGCGCGTCGGGGCGGAAGGCCCGCAGCCCGTCCCTGACGGCCGCGGGCGGCACGCCGTAGGCGCGGGCCAGGGCCGCGGCGGCCAGGGCGTTGGCCACGTTGTGCGGCGCGGGCGGGTCGATGTCGCCGATCTCCGCCAGCTCCTGGGCGTGGGTGCGGCGGTCGGGGACGAAGGCCCGGTCCACCAGCACGCCGTCGACGACCCCGAGCTGCGAGAGCGCCGGGGGGCCCAGGGTGAAGCCGACGGCGCGGCAGCCCTCGGTCACGTCGGCCTCGCGGACCAGCGTCTCGGTCGCCGGGTCGGCCGCGTTGTAGACGCAGGCGACCCGGTTGCCCTCGTAGATCCGGCCCTTGTCGGCCGCGTAGGACTCCATCGAGCCGTGCCAGTCGAGGTGGTCGGGCGCGAGGTTGAGCACGGCCGCCGAGTGCGCCCGCAGCGAGGGGGCCCAGTGCAGCTGGTAGCTGGACAGCTCGACGGCGAGCACGTCGTACGGCCGTTCGTCGAGCACGACGTCGACCAGCGGGGTGCCGATGTTGCCGACCGCCGCGGTGCGCAGGCCCGCCGCCGTCAGGATGGCGGCGAGCATGCGCACGGTGGTGGTCTTGCCGTTGGTGCCGGTGACGGCCAGCCAGGGCGGGCCGCCCGCGCCGCGCAGCCGCCAGGCGAGCTCGACGTCGCCGATGACCTCGACGCCCGCCGCCCCGGCGGCGGCGAACAGCGGGCTGTCCGGGCGCCAGCCGGGCGAGGTGACGACGAGTTCGGTGCGGGCCGGCAGGGTGCGGCCGTCGCCGAGCACGGCGGCCACGCCCTCCCCCGCGAGTCCGGCCGCGAGGGTGCGCTGCCGCTCCCCGTCGCCGCCGTCGACGACCGTGACGTGGGCGCCGAGCCGGGCCAGGGCGCGGGCGGCGCTGACGCCGCTGACGCCCAGACCCGCGACGGTGATCCGCCGGCCCGCGAAGGTGCTCACCAGTCCGCCACCCAGGTTCCGTAGAAGATGCCGATGCCGACGATCACACACATTCCCTGGATGATCCAGAAGCGGACCACCACGAGGACCTCGCTCCAGCCCTTGAGCTCGAAGTGGTGCTGGAGCGGTGCCATTTTGAACACGCGCCTGCCGGTCAGCCGGAAGGAGCCGACCTGGATGACCACCGACATGGTGATGAGGACGAAGAGGCCGCCGAGCACCGCCATCAGCAGCTGCGTGCGGGACACGATGGCCAGGGCGGCCAGCGCGCCGCCCAGGGCGAGCGAGCCGGTGTCGCCCATGAAGATCTTGGCGGGCGAGGTGTTCCACCACAGGAATCCGAACAGCGCCCCCATCAGCGCGGCGGCCACGACCGCCGTGTCGAGGGGATCTCGCACTTCGTAGCACGAGGCACCCGCCGTCGCGGCGTCCGCGCAGGTCTGCCCGTACTGCCAGACGCCGATGAAGACGTAGGCGCCGAAGACCATGACGGAGGCACCGGTGGCCAGGCCGTCGAGGCCGTCGGTGAGGTTCACGCCGTTGGACATGGCCAGGATCATGAACAGCGCCCACAGCACGAACAGCACGGGCCCGATGGACCAGCCGAAGTCCTGGGTGAACGACAGGTGCGTGGAGGCCGGGGTGAGCCCGCGGGCGTCGGCGAAGTTCAGCGACAGGATCGCGAAGGTGACGCCGACGATGAACTGGCCGAGCATCTTGGCGCCCGCGCGCAGGCCGAGGCTGCGCCGCCGGACGATCTTGATGTAGTCGTCGAGGAACCCGACCAGGCCCATGCCGGCCATGAGGAACAGCACGAGCAGGCCCGAGATGGTCGGCTGGGAGCTCGTGACGACCTTGGTGACCGCGTAGGCGATCAGGGTGGCCAGGATGAACGCGATGCCGCCCATGGTGGGCGTGCCGCGCTTGCTCGCGTGGTCGCGCGGACCGTCGTCGCGGATGTACTGGCCGTAGCCCTTGCGGGCCAGCAGCTTGATCAGCAGCGGCGTGCCGACCAGGGTCAGGAACAGCCCGATCACGCCGGAGAACAGGATCTGCCTCATCGGGCGGCGACCTCGCCATCGACGCCGTCGGCGTCGCCCGCGAGCTGGAGGGCGATGTCCTCCAGGCCGACCGACCTGGACGCCTTCACCAGCACGACGTCTCCCGGCCGCAGCTCATCACGCAGCAGCCGCACCGCTGCTTGAGCGTCGGACACGTGCACCGACTCCTCACCCCACGAACCCTCGTTCTTGGCGCCCATGTCGAGCCAGGCGGCCTCCTGGCCGCCGACGGACACGAGCCTGCTGACGTTGAGCCGGACGGCGAGCCGCCCGACGGCGTCGTGCTCGGCGAACGCCTCGTCACCCAGCTCGGCCATCCGGCCGAGCACGGCCCACGTGCGGCCCCCCTTGGCCCTGCCGGCCTCGCCCATGGCGACCAGGGCCCGCAGGGCGGCCTTCATGGAGTCGGGGTTGGCGTTGTAGGCGTCGTTGACGATGGTCACGCCGTCCGCCCGCTCGGTGACCTCCATCCGCCACTTCGAGAGCGGTCGCGCGGCTGCCAGTGTTTCGGCGATGTCGTGAGCGGACATGCCTACCTCATGCGCAACAGCCGCCGCGGCAAGCGCGTTCGACACATGGTGCTCACCGTACAGCCGCAGGGTGACGTCGGCGCACCCGGTGGGGGTGCTCAGCCGGAACGCCGGCCTGCCGTCCGGTGTCAGCCGCACGTCGAGCGCGCGCACGTCCGCCTCCTCGGCCTCGCCGAAGAGGACGACGCGGGCGCGCGTGCGGGCGGCCATGGCGCGCACCAGCGGGTCGTCGGCGTTCAGCACCGCGACGCCGCCCTCGTCGGCCGGCGGCAGCTCCTCGACCAGCTCGCCCTTGGCGGTGGCGATGGCGTCCTTGTCTCCGAACTCGCCGATGTGCGCGGTGCCCACGTTCAGCACGGCGCCGATG
Above is a genomic segment from Streptomyces marincola containing:
- a CDS encoding YggT family protein, with amino-acid sequence MGIVQQVILIALYCLLGLLLFRLVMDYVFMFARSWSPGKAMVVALEATYTVTDPPLKTLRKVIPPLRFGGVALDLSFFVLMIIVYILINVVARL
- a CDS encoding cell division protein SepF, translated to MAGAMRKMAVYLGLVEDDGYDRPGYGPDDEFEPEPEPERARRQPAHEPPPRERAEEPVRVVPPPAQREPEPTPAPLLTESRRSGRIAPVSSITPERQNAEKSAPVIMPKVVSEREPYRITTLHPRTYNEARTIGEHFREGTPVIMNLTEMDDTDAKRLVDFAAGLVFGLHGSIERVTQKVFLLSPANVDVTAEDKARIAEGGFFNQS
- a CDS encoding YggS family pyridoxal phosphate-dependent enzyme, translated to MPGAREAELAANLARVEERVTRACDAAGRARADVTLIVVTKTYPAEDVRRLAALGVRHVAENRDQEAAAKAAACADLPLNWHFVGQLQTNKARSVTSYARCVHSVDRVRLVDALSSAVVNAGRPPLDCLVQVALEKKPGDSGGRGGVAPEGVEELVAALAGAPGLRAAGLMTVAPLSGRYAGEPAAAFERLREMSRDLRARHPAANMVSAGMSGDLEQAIAAGATHVRVGSAVLGVRPTLG
- the pgeF gene encoding peptidoglycan editing factor PgeF, yielding MIARQSTDDGARFAFTDRWGGASAVPYASLNLGGAVGDDPGTVRRNRRVAAEALGLDPAHVRWMHQVHGGDVAVAGEPWPGGEPPAADGMVTARRGLALAVLTADCVPVLLADPVAGVVGAAHAGRPGLLAGVVPATVEAMRSLGAEPARIIARTGPSVCGHCYEVPEDMRRDAERAVPGSAATTRWGTPAVDIPGGVGRQLRASGVRDIVLSPVCTLESDDHFSYRRDRTTGRQAGYVWVAEQ
- the ftsZ gene encoding cell division protein FtsZ, with translation MAAPQNYLAVIKVVGIGGGGVNAINRMIEVGLKGVEFIAINTDAQALLMSDADVKLDVGRELTRGLGAGANPDVGRKAAEDHREEIEEVLKGADMVFVTAGEGGGTGTGGAPVVANIARSLGALTIGVVTRPFTFEGRRRANQAEDGIAQLRDEVDTLIVIPNDRLLSISDRQVSVLDAFKSADQVLLSGVQGITDLITTPGLINLDFADVKSVMSEAGSALMGIGSARGDDRAVAAAEMAISSPLLEASIDGARGVLLSISGGSDLGLFEINEAAQLVSEAAHPEANIIFGAVIDDALGDEVRVTVIAAGFDGGQPPSRSRDKALGGYGAKEEPTPLGQERSVPEPEPERPAFGGLGALPPRDTGGLPERESAPPVPEPSADQREPVKGTPQVPSARPYDGGQVEELDVPDFLK
- a CDS encoding cell division protein FtsQ/DivIB, which produces MAGATTAERGRKRRQQDAGPRPPAGRSPLGRLRPGRPRPLTVALLVLAALLCGFGLWVLYGSDWLRIERVTVHRSGGPQRLTEEQILRAAQVPDGAPMASLDKGAVRDRALERLPRLAAVEVVRGWPHGVTLKVTERTAEVLMPADGEGYTEVDADGVAFGTVPEAAEGVPLLELELEENASLRHFGEDRVLREAVSVADALPAELRERTRVIRVTSYDSITLELADDRVVRWGSAERSEGKAEALAAVMNASPDARYFDVSAPSAPAASGG
- the murG gene encoding undecaprenyldiphospho-muramoylpentapeptide beta-N-acetylglucosaminyltransferase produces the protein MHVVLAGGGTAGHIEPALALADALRRQDPTVGVTALGTERGLETRLVPERGYELGLIPAVPLPRKPTPELITVPGRLRGTVKAAEEILERTKADCVVGFGGYVALPGYLAAKRQRVPIVVHEANARPGLANRIGARYTRFVAVSTPDSKLRHARYLGIPLRRSIATLDRAARRQEARAFFGLDANLPTLLVSGGSQGARRLNEVVAAAVPQLQRSGVQVLHAVGPKNELPQPDTMPGMPPYVPLSYVDRMDLAYAAADMMLCRAGAMTVAELSAVGLPAAYVPLPIGNGEQRLNAQPVVNAGGGLLVDDAELTPEWVGATVLPVLTDPGRLLAMSRAAAEFGRRDADDLLVGLVHEAIAARRA
- the ftsW gene encoding putative lipid II flippase FtsW encodes the protein MRADHRVPQKSSPAGRARGPARARPARPRGGDGRSAPRQAARPASRPRTQRSPRRLFPLRPPRAVTRLRRAWDRPLTAYYIVMGTGMLITLLGLVMVFSASQIQALRYDLPATFYFRKQLLAAVLGTLLLLVATRVSVRLLRALTYPFLVCTTVLLVLVQVPGIGVEVNGSTNWIAIGGSFQLQPSEIAKLALVLWGADLLARKGDKHLLTQWRHLMVPLVPGALLVCGLVMVGGDMGTVMIMVGILFALLWLVGAPTRLFGGVLAAVAVLGVLFITTSPHRMDRLACLGAAEPGENDRCWQAVHGIYALASGGWFGSGLGASVEKWGELPEPHTDFIFAITGEELGLAGTLSVLALFAALGYAGIRVAGRTEDPFVRYAAGGVTAWLMVQTVINVGAVLGLLPIAGVPLPLFSYGGSALLPTMFAVGLLIAFARSDPAARAALAMRGSGPKWKTMGRRGKAASSGER
- the murD gene encoding UDP-N-acetylmuramoyl-L-alanine--D-glutamate ligase → MSTFAGRRITVAGLGVSGVSAARALARLGAHVTVVDGGDGERQRTLAAGLAGEGVAAVLGDGRTLPARTELVVTSPGWRPDSPLFAAAGAAGVEVIGDVELAWRLRGAGGPPWLAVTGTNGKTTTVRMLAAILTAAGLRTAAVGNIGTPLVDVVLDERPYDVLAVELSSYQLHWAPSLRAHSAAVLNLAPDHLDWHGSMESYAADKGRIYEGNRVACVYNAADPATETLVREADVTEGCRAVGFTLGPPALSQLGVVDGVLVDRAFVPDRRTHAQELAEIGDIDPPAPHNVANALAAAALARAYGVPPAAVRDGLRAFRPDAHRIQHVADVAGVAFVDDSKATNTHAAEASLAAYPSVVWIAGGLAKGATFDDLVRRAAPRLRGAVLIGADRALVAEALARHAPDVPVVALDRTDTGAMAAAVAEAAGLARAGDTVLMAPACASMDMFTNYNERGDAFAAAVRELAGHGRAENEQ
- the mraY gene encoding phospho-N-acetylmuramoyl-pentapeptide-transferase, with amino-acid sequence MRQILFSGVIGLFLTLVGTPLLIKLLARKGYGQYIRDDGPRDHASKRGTPTMGGIAFILATLIAYAVTKVVTSSQPTISGLLVLFLMAGMGLVGFLDDYIKIVRRRSLGLRAGAKMLGQFIVGVTFAILSLNFADARGLTPASTHLSFTQDFGWSIGPVLFVLWALFMILAMSNGVNLTDGLDGLATGASVMVFGAYVFIGVWQYGQTCADAATAGASCYEVRDPLDTAVVAAALMGALFGFLWWNTSPAKIFMGDTGSLALGGALAALAIVSRTQLLMAVLGGLFVLITMSVVIQVGSFRLTGRRVFKMAPLQHHFELKGWSEVLVVVRFWIIQGMCVIVGIGIFYGTWVADW
- a CDS encoding UDP-N-acetylmuramoyl-tripeptide--D-alanyl-D-alanine ligase; the encoded protein is MIPLSVAELITVVRGEPHDIPESPPRITGPVVIDSRLAEPGSLFAALPGERVDGHEFAAGAVAAGAAVVLATRPVGVPAVVVDDVTAALGALARHVVGRLGATVVALTGSAGKTSTKDLIAQLLERAAPTIWPAGSFNNEIGLPLTALRAAEDTRYLVLEMGARGIGHIRYLASLTPPRIGAVLNVGTAHIGEFGDKDAIATAKGELVEELPPADEGGVAVLNADDPLVRAMAARTRARVVLFGEAEEADVRALDVRLTPDGRPAFRLSTPTGCADVTLRLYGEHHVSNALAAAAVAHEVGMSAHDIAETLAAARPLSKWRMEVTERADGVTIVNDAYNANPDSMKAALRALVAMGEAGRAKGGRTWAVLGRMAELGDEAFAEHDAVGRLAVRLNVSRLVSVGGQEAAWLDMGAKNEGSWGEESVHVSDAQAAVRLLRDELRPGDVVLVKASRSVGLEDIALQLAGDADGVDGEVAAR